A DNA window from Rubripirellula tenax contains the following coding sequences:
- a CDS encoding HEAT repeat domain-containing protein: MSKVVMPRPIYNRTKTDSLTRRFTLGALVMSTFAAVAGCQDGPLYALKVANPYYSMKEWKKDEAIGVTDHERRKVLTQLADTIATMPANRQQYWSGHLKQLIENEQSPEMRRLAVRAAGAIQDPSALAMVEKGLDDESVKVRMEACEALGRRKGDDAARMLAATIGTETNQDVRHTAMTALAGHKSPIAVDSLRTALSDRNPATRSLAIASLRGATGKNYGSDPEVWIAALDGKPAAQVETRIADRVRDLF; encoded by the coding sequence ATGTCGAAAGTTGTTATGCCACGGCCAATTTACAATCGAACGAAAACCGATTCGCTGACTCGTCGCTTCACATTGGGTGCTTTGGTGATGTCGACGTTCGCGGCCGTCGCCGGTTGCCAGGATGGACCGCTGTACGCGTTGAAGGTTGCCAATCCTTATTATTCGATGAAGGAATGGAAAAAAGACGAAGCCATCGGCGTGACGGACCACGAACGACGCAAGGTACTGACCCAGTTGGCGGACACGATTGCAACCATGCCGGCCAATCGCCAACAGTATTGGTCGGGCCATCTGAAACAATTGATCGAAAACGAACAGAGCCCTGAAATGCGACGCTTAGCCGTTCGCGCCGCCGGTGCAATTCAAGACCCGTCCGCTTTGGCGATGGTCGAAAAAGGGCTCGACGACGAGAGTGTTAAGGTTCGCATGGAAGCCTGCGAAGCACTCGGCCGCCGCAAAGGCGACGACGCTGCTCGTATGTTAGCGGCGACGATCGGTACCGAAACCAATCAAGACGTGCGTCACACTGCGATGACGGCGTTGGCCGGCCACAAGAGTCCGATCGCGGTCGATTCGTTGCGAACGGCCCTGTCGGACCGTAACCCGGCAACCCGGTCGCTGGCGATCGCTTCGCTACGCGGCGCGACGGGAAAGAACTACGGTAGCGATCCCGAGGTTTGGATAGCCGCGTTGGACGGCAAACCAGCCGCGCAAGTGGAAACGCGAATCGCTGATCGAGTTCGCGATCTTTTCTAG
- a CDS encoding SHD1 domain-containing protein has translation MHRRPTRTRLAILRSIALSTLTGIAITASNAGAQNVERIWVDAGGSFSVKATMINAYDNSVVLLRSDGGEITLSLDKLSEQDKAYVAEQKQFESTLNGLRAAPPSPPKIVALEPLKIPFDASEAEAADAPLQFDGPIRQRVSDHLPASIPADRSPMDVSVADARIMIQRVDFNIGISPPIAINTLDASGNSKTSLIMSISEPIRLPDQITRQELVRFELDRGSADVMMRHNETLRLLDHHLESGRSLVAVGFNSLGSGGSLAVLEGWQDGGLELSHRKELPPRRSAGGVPRLRWAKWIDQNHALAVIDETLGLWNITTGKQLYQIEGIDKRAALAVSGGGRYVAIPYEGGVDLWTTATGDWQGRIKVEKQVPGVSFSPLGNQLAIATTRRVRAWDLPSAALAGDVRSRNSLGTGTPFWIDHDMLITDSGTLVSLYRGVPIWRYDVAGSDRTRIGSKLAIFRKSPITELVIATLPHAGAESMIRRIDHSVTKIEPESWQVAGRSAWEEGQWVDRDVKIGSLTKERR, from the coding sequence ATGCACCGACGACCCACCCGAACTCGATTGGCGATCCTTCGCAGCATTGCCCTGTCGACGCTTACAGGAATCGCAATCACGGCCAGCAATGCGGGCGCTCAAAACGTTGAACGGATCTGGGTCGATGCGGGCGGGTCGTTTTCGGTCAAAGCCACCATGATCAACGCGTACGACAATTCGGTCGTGCTGCTACGATCCGACGGAGGCGAGATCACGCTATCGTTGGACAAACTCAGCGAACAAGACAAAGCCTACGTTGCTGAACAAAAGCAATTTGAATCGACGCTGAACGGGCTGCGTGCCGCGCCGCCCTCACCGCCCAAAATCGTGGCGTTGGAACCGCTTAAGATTCCTTTTGATGCTTCCGAAGCCGAGGCCGCCGATGCGCCGTTGCAGTTCGACGGCCCGATCCGACAACGCGTGTCCGACCACTTGCCAGCGTCGATTCCCGCGGATCGATCGCCCATGGACGTATCGGTTGCCGATGCCAGGATCATGATCCAGCGCGTCGATTTCAACATTGGCATTTCGCCACCGATCGCGATCAACACCCTGGACGCGTCAGGAAACAGCAAAACGTCGCTGATCATGTCGATCAGCGAACCCATTCGATTGCCTGACCAAATCACGCGACAAGAACTGGTTCGATTCGAACTCGACCGTGGCAGCGCCGACGTGATGATGCGACATAACGAAACGCTCCGCTTGCTGGATCATCATCTCGAAAGCGGTCGCTCGTTGGTTGCGGTCGGATTCAATTCGCTCGGCTCCGGGGGCTCGCTTGCGGTCTTGGAAGGATGGCAAGACGGCGGACTGGAACTATCCCATCGCAAAGAACTGCCGCCGCGCCGATCCGCCGGCGGTGTGCCCCGACTGCGTTGGGCGAAATGGATCGACCAGAATCACGCATTGGCGGTCATCGACGAAACCCTTGGCCTTTGGAACATCACGACCGGAAAACAGCTCTATCAGATCGAAGGCATCGACAAGCGGGCGGCGCTGGCGGTGTCCGGCGGCGGTCGCTACGTTGCGATTCCCTACGAAGGCGGCGTCGATCTATGGACGACGGCGACGGGTGACTGGCAAGGCCGCATCAAAGTCGAGAAACAAGTTCCAGGCGTTTCTTTTTCGCCCTTAGGAAACCAATTGGCGATCGCCACAACGCGTCGTGTTCGGGCCTGGGACCTGCCTTCGGCAGCGCTGGCCGGTGACGTCCGCAGTCGCAACAGCTTGGGAACGGGAACACCATTCTGGATCGACCATGACATGCTAATCACCGATTCGGGAACGCTTGTCAGCCTGTATCGCGGCGTTCCGATTTGGCGCTATGACGTTGCGGGTTCCGATCGCACGCGAATCGGCTCGAAGCTGGCAATTTTTCGCAAATCACCGATCACGGAATTGGTGATCGCGACGTTGCCCCACGCAGGTGCCGAATCCATGATCCGCCGCATCGACCATAGCGTGACGAAAATCGAACCCGAAAGTTGGCAAGTGGCCGGCCGCAGCGCGTGGGAAGAGGGTCAGTGGGTGGACCGAGACGTGAAGATCGGTTCGCTGACCAAAGAACGCCGCTGA
- a CDS encoding acyltransferase family protein, which produces MSNDSASSPSILKPHRRIVELDSLRALAAINLVLFHFTLVYANKYGYSSPLGFQWPFGAYGVEMFFILSGFVNSMSLLRRGKPVDFVAARLIRIVPVFLLVIIANLWILPLAPMQQSVTLGQFVANMTLLPRVLGFECVDPVMWTLQIEMMFYVTLVTLFMIGGLRRYFIGWGSLLAMSITFCPLLDSLEATYGGQAWFSVATGLRRLLLLDFAPLFSIGFLLYMIKTGVGKRWQNIAGIVVAAIVFHCIDHGKHNPVATVMIIGLVTLCAYGKVPPLRFRPLVYISTISYAIYLCHNNLGCALIRRFDEAGVPPVICFAIAVVFSFALAVIITHRVEQPITNALRRGWVRYRNPTAEVAAA; this is translated from the coding sequence ATGTCAAACGATTCGGCCTCGTCGCCCAGCATTTTGAAACCACATCGACGAATCGTCGAGTTGGATTCGCTGCGCGCCCTTGCCGCGATCAACTTGGTGCTCTTCCACTTCACTTTGGTGTACGCGAACAAGTACGGCTATTCGTCGCCCCTCGGCTTTCAATGGCCGTTTGGTGCTTACGGCGTCGAGATGTTTTTTATCTTGAGCGGATTCGTCAACAGCATGTCGTTGTTGCGTCGCGGTAAGCCGGTTGATTTCGTCGCCGCTCGATTGATTCGCATCGTGCCCGTGTTCCTGTTGGTGATCATCGCCAATCTTTGGATTTTGCCGTTGGCTCCGATGCAACAATCGGTAACGCTCGGTCAGTTCGTTGCCAATATGACGTTGTTGCCAAGAGTGTTGGGATTCGAGTGCGTCGATCCGGTGATGTGGACGTTGCAGATCGAGATGATGTTTTACGTCACGCTTGTGACCTTGTTCATGATCGGCGGACTGCGGCGGTACTTCATCGGTTGGGGAAGTCTGTTGGCGATGTCGATCACGTTTTGTCCGCTGCTGGATTCGTTGGAAGCCACCTACGGCGGTCAAGCTTGGTTCAGCGTTGCCACGGGACTAAGACGTTTGTTGCTGTTGGACTTTGCGCCGCTGTTTTCGATCGGCTTCCTGCTGTACATGATCAAGACCGGTGTCGGCAAACGGTGGCAAAACATTGCCGGCATCGTCGTTGCCGCAATCGTGTTTCACTGCATCGACCACGGCAAACACAATCCCGTCGCAACCGTGATGATCATCGGTTTGGTGACGCTATGTGCGTACGGCAAAGTGCCACCGTTGAGGTTCCGACCTTTGGTCTACATCAGCACGATTTCGTACGCGATCTACCTTTGCCACAACAATTTGGGCTGTGCATTGATCCGTCGCTTTGACGAAGCGGGCGTGCCACCGGTGATCTGTTTTGCGATCGCCGTGGTCTTCTCGTTTGCGTTGGCGGTGATCATCACGCACCGCGTCGAGCAACCCATCACCAATGCGCTTCGCCGCGGATGGGTGCGCTATCGAAATCCGACTGCGGAAGTCGCCGCGGCATGA
- a CDS encoding cofactor-independent phosphoglycerate mutase — MKYVIVIPDGCADEPMDSLGGKTPLQAAQLPAMDAIAARGFQALSNNTPAHLPAGSEVANLCLLGYDPDVYFTGRAPLEAAAQGITLGPNDWAVRCNLVTIEDQVMVDFTADHVSTAEGTELLKSAQEKILSRDGMDGRLEFVPGVSYRNLLIYRGVDGEPAPFARDTRTSAPHDLTDLSVADDFPRGPGSDWLVRLMNDSAELFADHPVNKKRIAEGKRPATNVWLWGLGGAPSLPSVKERFGVQGVMITAVDLLRGIAALVGWPRIEVEGATGYLDTDYAAKGRAAVEALKEYDVVCVHIEAPDEASHEGRADAKIEALQQIDKHIVAPLVDALAQYGDHRILVLPDHPTFCSTKKHTHGMVPLVIAGTGITADDQTTYDEIAAQASGRTFAKGWDLMQAFLKG; from the coding sequence GTGAAGTATGTAATCGTCATCCCGGACGGATGCGCCGATGAACCGATGGATTCGCTCGGCGGAAAAACGCCGCTCCAGGCCGCCCAATTGCCGGCGATGGACGCGATCGCCGCTCGCGGATTCCAGGCCCTGTCCAATAACACGCCGGCCCACCTGCCCGCGGGCAGCGAAGTCGCCAACCTGTGCCTTCTGGGCTATGACCCGGATGTCTATTTCACCGGCCGTGCCCCCCTGGAAGCTGCAGCCCAAGGCATCACGCTCGGCCCCAACGACTGGGCCGTTCGATGCAATTTGGTCACGATCGAAGACCAAGTGATGGTCGATTTTACCGCCGATCACGTCTCGACCGCCGAAGGAACCGAGTTGCTAAAGTCGGCGCAGGAAAAGATTCTGTCTCGCGACGGCATGGACGGACGGTTGGAATTTGTGCCCGGCGTCAGCTATCGAAATCTGTTGATCTATCGAGGCGTCGATGGCGAACCGGCTCCCTTCGCTCGCGATACCCGCACCAGCGCGCCGCACGATTTGACGGACCTGAGTGTCGCCGATGATTTCCCGCGCGGCCCGGGCAGCGACTGGCTGGTTCGGTTGATGAACGATTCGGCCGAACTGTTTGCCGACCATCCGGTCAACAAGAAACGCATCGCCGAAGGCAAGCGTCCGGCCACGAACGTCTGGCTTTGGGGATTGGGCGGCGCACCGAGCCTGCCGTCGGTGAAAGAACGATTCGGGGTCCAGGGCGTGATGATCACGGCGGTGGACTTGCTGCGTGGGATCGCGGCGCTGGTGGGATGGCCCCGCATCGAAGTCGAAGGGGCAACCGGATACCTGGATACGGACTATGCCGCCAAGGGTCGCGCGGCCGTTGAAGCGTTAAAAGAGTACGACGTCGTCTGCGTTCACATCGAAGCCCCCGACGAAGCATCGCACGAAGGCCGCGCCGATGCAAAGATCGAAGCACTGCAGCAGATCGATAAGCACATCGTGGCGCCGCTTGTCGATGCACTGGCCCAATACGGCGACCATCGCATTTTGGTGCTCCCCGATCACCCAACGTTTTGCAGCACCAAGAAGCACACGCACGGGATGGTGCCTTTGGTGATCGCCGGTACCGGCATTACGGCCGACGACCAAACGACGTATGACGAAATCGCGGCCCAGGCGAGCGGCCGAACGTTCGCGAAGGGCTGGGACCTGATGCAAGCGTTCCTAAAAGGCTAA
- a CDS encoding aspartate kinase translates to MSLIVQKFGGTSVADVEKIRAAARKAIRAQRQGHQVVMVVSAMGKNTDVLLDLAGQIGENPPAREMDMLLSTGEQVSVALVAMAIHELGAKAISLTGGQIGMKTDNSFSKARIQSISTDRIERLLAEGNIVVAAGFQGIDDDLNITTLGRGGSDTTAVALAAVLGADACEIYTDVDGVYTTDPRKLPEARRVDVISYDEMLELASLGAGVMHNRSIEFAKKFGVPIHVRSSFSDTEGTMIVAEAESTTQPVSGAAMTADEARVTVLGVPDVPGKSLQIFSAIAARKIAVDMVVQNVGQDGHADVSFTVPRGELKSTLAALDSVVKSIGAQGVTHDDEVSKVSVVGLNMATQTNVASRMFRALADAGVNIHMITTSEIKISTLVPKSQSADALRAVHKAFDLHSRPADAKNWSEIKADRGKADVDTLVNRLRADELEALTLTGIALTKDQARVTLRGVPDRPGIAADMFEMIGKANIFVDMIVQGYDGEDGSTSVSLTVDRKDLEKTLDVARVIQKNHGMRDVQGADNIAKITVSGIGLRSHTHVATLLFDRLANDQINVEMINTSELQVNAVIDATRAAEATEGLRKAFAQSLM, encoded by the coding sequence ATGTCTCTGATCGTCCAAAAGTTTGGCGGCACTAGCGTTGCCGATGTTGAAAAAATCCGTGCCGCCGCTCGCAAGGCGATCCGCGCCCAACGGCAAGGTCACCAAGTCGTGATGGTTGTCAGCGCGATGGGTAAGAACACCGATGTCTTGTTGGACCTGGCCGGCCAAATCGGCGAGAACCCGCCGGCACGCGAGATGGACATGCTGCTAAGCACCGGTGAACAGGTCAGCGTCGCCTTGGTGGCGATGGCCATTCACGAACTCGGCGCCAAAGCGATCAGCTTGACCGGCGGACAGATCGGAATGAAGACCGACAACAGCTTCTCGAAAGCACGCATTCAATCGATTTCGACCGATCGCATCGAACGACTCTTGGCCGAGGGCAACATCGTCGTCGCGGCGGGATTCCAAGGGATCGACGACGATTTGAACATCACGACGCTGGGCCGCGGCGGCAGCGACACCACCGCCGTCGCACTGGCCGCCGTTTTGGGCGCCGATGCGTGTGAAATTTATACTGACGTCGATGGCGTCTACACGACCGACCCACGCAAACTCCCAGAGGCGCGCCGCGTCGACGTGATCAGCTACGACGAAATGCTGGAATTGGCCAGCCTGGGTGCCGGAGTGATGCACAACCGCTCGATCGAATTTGCGAAGAAGTTCGGTGTGCCGATTCACGTCCGCAGCAGTTTTTCGGACACCGAGGGCACGATGATCGTGGCCGAAGCCGAATCGACGACCCAACCCGTCAGCGGCGCGGCAATGACGGCCGACGAAGCACGCGTGACGGTGCTTGGCGTGCCGGACGTGCCGGGCAAAAGCTTGCAGATTTTCTCGGCAATTGCGGCGCGTAAGATCGCGGTCGACATGGTCGTCCAGAACGTCGGACAGGACGGCCACGCCGACGTCTCGTTTACGGTCCCGCGAGGCGAACTGAAGTCGACCCTTGCGGCGCTCGATTCGGTGGTGAAGTCGATCGGAGCGCAAGGCGTCACTCACGACGACGAAGTGTCGAAAGTCTCGGTGGTCGGCTTGAATATGGCGACGCAAACGAACGTCGCGTCGCGAATGTTCCGCGCACTTGCCGACGCGGGTGTGAACATCCATATGATCACGACCAGCGAAATCAAGATCTCGACGCTGGTTCCGAAATCACAATCGGCCGACGCGTTACGTGCGGTCCATAAAGCGTTCGATTTGCATTCGCGTCCTGCTGACGCAAAAAATTGGAGCGAGATCAAGGCCGATCGAGGCAAAGCCGACGTTGATACGTTGGTCAACCGATTGAGGGCCGACGAACTGGAAGCCTTGACGTTGACCGGCATCGCGCTGACCAAAGACCAGGCCCGTGTGACGCTTCGCGGAGTCCCCGACCGACCGGGCATCGCGGCGGACATGTTCGAAATGATCGGCAAGGCCAACATCTTTGTCGACATGATCGTGCAAGGCTATGACGGCGAAGACGGGTCGACCAGCGTCTCGCTGACCGTCGACAGAAAAGATCTCGAAAAGACGCTGGACGTCGCTCGCGTGATCCAGAAAAACCATGGGATGCGAGACGTCCAAGGTGCCGACAATATCGCCAAGATCACGGTCAGCGGCATCGGACTGCGCAGCCATACCCATGTCGCAACGCTGCTGTTCGACCGCTTGGCGAACGACCAAATCAACGTCGAAATGATCAACACCAGCGAACTGCAGGTCAACGCAGTCATCGACGCGACCAGGGCGGCCGAGGCGACCGAAGGGCTGAGAAAGGCGTTCGCCCAATCGCTGATGTAG
- a CDS encoding GYF domain-containing protein: MGVRFACHACNKQLNIKQEFAGRRGVCPKCKTKFRIPVADSDVSSPIQDTPAEPATRSRPAPKVSAASQPSAKRQPSAGAAISLIADEPDATWYVRPPSGGQYGPASGDLLKQWIEEGRVAATALIWREGWPQWRPADEALVEVASILPSVSEVAKPAVQPAASPRPQVAPESDVTTPTFAGQANIGAARRSRSFQRIFWIGALTLIAISLAVALYFLLNRPAA; the protein is encoded by the coding sequence ATGGGTGTTCGTTTTGCCTGTCATGCCTGCAACAAGCAACTCAATATCAAACAGGAATTTGCCGGACGTCGTGGCGTTTGCCCGAAGTGCAAAACCAAGTTTCGAATTCCGGTTGCTGACTCAGACGTTTCCTCACCGATTCAGGACACACCGGCCGAGCCTGCCACCAGGTCGCGCCCGGCACCCAAAGTTTCCGCCGCATCCCAACCGTCCGCCAAACGCCAGCCGTCCGCTGGCGCTGCCATTTCCCTGATCGCCGACGAGCCCGACGCGACATGGTACGTCCGCCCGCCAAGTGGTGGACAGTACGGTCCGGCTTCGGGCGATTTGTTGAAACAGTGGATCGAAGAAGGCCGTGTCGCCGCGACGGCGCTGATTTGGCGAGAAGGATGGCCACAGTGGCGCCCCGCCGACGAAGCCCTAGTCGAAGTCGCCTCGATCTTGCCGTCGGTATCTGAAGTCGCGAAACCGGCCGTGCAACCTGCTGCGTCCCCGCGGCCCCAAGTTGCCCCAGAAAGTGACGTGACGACACCGACGTTCGCGGGCCAAGCCAACATCGGCGCCGCGCGACGATCCCGTTCGTTCCAGCGGATATTTTGGATCGGCGCACTAACCTTGATCGCCATTTCGCTGGCCGTCGCGTTGTACTTCCTTCTCAATCGGCCCGCAGCCTAG
- the accD gene encoding acetyl-CoA carboxylase, carboxyltransferase subunit beta gives MSTVDSNPAGPAMSEETPVSSSDDTPVPPKKRGVPEGLWLKCPGCGSSVYKKEVEQRLNVCPKCEHHFYVSAIDRIAQVLDEGTFEPMNESLRPVDPLEFSDRRKYADRLVGEQKRTGLTDAAMTGTGMVRARRVAFAVTDSAFIMGSMGSVVGERLTRLIERATDDGLPLIIISASGGGARMHEGILSLMQMAKVSAALARYDESGGLFISVLTNPTMGGVAASFASLGDLVFAEPKALIGFAGPRTIKATIGIELPEGFQTSEFLLEHGYIDRIVTRKHLKSEIARAIDYCGK, from the coding sequence ATGTCCACTGTCGATTCCAACCCTGCTGGTCCCGCGATGTCTGAGGAAACACCCGTGTCATCGTCCGACGATACACCCGTGCCACCAAAGAAACGCGGTGTGCCGGAAGGACTTTGGCTGAAGTGTCCGGGATGCGGATCGTCGGTTTACAAAAAAGAAGTCGAACAACGGCTGAACGTTTGCCCCAAGTGCGAACATCACTTTTACGTTTCGGCAATTGATCGAATCGCTCAAGTGTTGGACGAAGGCACGTTTGAGCCGATGAACGAATCCCTTCGGCCGGTCGACCCGCTGGAGTTTTCGGATCGACGAAAGTACGCCGACCGGCTTGTCGGCGAGCAAAAACGCACGGGTTTGACCGATGCTGCGATGACGGGAACCGGAATGGTTCGGGCTCGTCGAGTGGCGTTTGCGGTCACCGATAGTGCGTTCATCATGGGAAGCATGGGCTCGGTGGTCGGCGAACGCCTGACGCGTTTGATCGAACGTGCCACGGACGACGGGCTGCCACTGATCATCATCTCGGCGTCGGGCGGCGGTGCCCGAATGCACGAAGGAATCCTGTCGCTGATGCAGATGGCGAAGGTCTCCGCGGCACTTGCACGCTATGACGAGTCCGGCGGACTGTTCATCAGCGTTTTGACCAACCCAACCATGGGTGGCGTCGCCGCAAGTTTCGCATCGCTTGGCGATTTGGTGTTCGCCGAACCCAAAGCTCTGATTGGGTTCGCCGGGCCACGGACCATCAAAGCCACCATCGGAATCGAATTGCCTGAGGGATTCCAAACCAGCGAATTCCTCCTCGAACACGGCTACATCGACCGAATCGTCACACGCAAGCACCTCAAGAGCGAAATCGCCCGCGCAATCGACTATTGCGGAAAATAG
- a CDS encoding serine/threonine protein kinase produces the protein MSLFDSIKSAFKSGPSTGGRIDVAGRFARQRTAVTGTMANFFVAKDREHNDRMVGVKILDIEKMELFEARFKGLNKPSEGQIAMQMKHPKVVETYEIGTSLKGEPVIVMEYVGGPSLQNIVVQKQEHHVTGRRMLMIRDMAESLKYVHSQGFIHRDICPRNFICLPETTGVKLIDFGLTVPATAPFMVAGNRTGTPLYMSPEIVRRRPTDKRVDIFSFGVTCYCLVCFFHPWQSEMLNGRAALQHDSRPPKDLIERCPNVDPRLARTIMNALNPVVEQRTEDMDQFLHGIRNVEKAFVDSDA, from the coding sequence ATGAGTCTTTTCGATTCCATCAAGTCCGCGTTCAAATCCGGCCCCAGCACGGGCGGACGGATTGACGTTGCCGGACGGTTCGCCCGCCAGCGGACGGCAGTGACGGGAACGATGGCCAACTTTTTCGTCGCGAAAGATCGCGAACACAACGACCGGATGGTCGGAGTGAAGATTCTGGATATCGAAAAGATGGAGTTGTTCGAGGCTCGATTCAAAGGCCTGAACAAACCGTCCGAAGGCCAAATCGCGATGCAAATGAAGCATCCCAAGGTCGTCGAAACCTACGAAATCGGAACGTCGCTGAAGGGCGAACCGGTCATTGTGATGGAATACGTCGGTGGACCGAGTCTTCAAAACATCGTCGTTCAAAAGCAAGAACATCATGTGACGGGACGCCGAATGCTGATGATTCGGGATATGGCCGAATCGCTGAAATATGTCCACAGCCAAGGCTTCATTCACCGAGACATTTGCCCGCGAAACTTCATTTGCTTGCCGGAAACGACCGGTGTCAAACTGATCGACTTCGGGCTGACGGTCCCTGCAACCGCCCCTTTTATGGTTGCCGGCAATCGGACGGGGACGCCGCTTTACATGTCTCCAGAGATCGTTCGCCGACGACCGACCGACAAACGCGTCGACATTTTCTCGTTTGGCGTGACGTGTTACTGCCTCGTTTGTTTTTTTCACCCCTGGCAGAGCGAGATGCTCAACGGGCGAGCAGCGCTCCAACACGATTCGAGGCCTCCCAAAGACCTGATCGAGCGATGCCCCAACGTCGACCCGCGACTGGCGCGGACCATCATGAACGCGCTCAATCCCGTGGTCGAACAGCGAACGGAGGACATGGATCAATTTCTGCACGGAATCCGAAACGTCGAAAAGGCCTTCGTCGATTCGGACGCCTAA
- a CDS encoding RecQ family ATP-dependent DNA helicase — MTEHRLSIPADDALGLLETHFGYPSFRGSQRAIIDHVCSGQNALVVMPTGMGKSLCYQIPALAMKADGENLVLVLSPLVALMHDQVDSMVRRGMDAAFINSSLDRPTRLQRYQELADGKYRLIYVTPERFRKDDFREALSKRRVRLLAIDEAHCVSQWGHDFRPDYSRVGDIRRSLGDPVTIALTATATAECRDDIRRQLRLDENSIKLFHEGIDRPNLKLDVQPVFDEEEKLIVIGDALDDTEYRGGSVIVYFSLIKTLERFSDDFRQRGIDHVVYHGDVPRHRRRRVQDEFMAGDADIVLATPAFGMGVDKEDVRVVIHAETPGSIESYYQEIGRAGRDGKPSLCRWLYDQSDLMTQMQFIEWSNPDADFYGRVYTTMVEHPEPCRAFGLQWLNDRLQRVSRHDHRLATAIAMLDRHGVIAGPHEPECFDILGPLPSYFSDDEALAHKKRRDQQRLYAMVQLAAEEGDRKEFLNRYFMGDGFTENENPTPTA, encoded by the coding sequence ATGACAGAGCACAGATTATCAATTCCGGCCGATGACGCGTTGGGACTTTTGGAAACACACTTTGGTTACCCGTCGTTTCGCGGAAGCCAGCGAGCGATCATTGACCATGTTTGTTCGGGACAAAATGCATTGGTGGTCATGCCCACGGGGATGGGCAAATCATTGTGTTACCAGATTCCTGCGCTAGCGATGAAGGCGGATGGAGAAAATTTAGTATTGGTTCTTTCCCCTCTGGTGGCGTTGATGCATGATCAGGTGGATTCCATGGTGCGCCGAGGCATGGATGCGGCCTTTATCAACTCGTCACTTGATCGCCCCACTCGTTTACAGCGTTATCAGGAATTGGCCGATGGAAAATATCGGTTGATATATGTGACGCCGGAACGGTTTCGCAAAGACGACTTTCGAGAAGCTCTGTCGAAGCGACGCGTTCGGTTGTTGGCGATCGACGAAGCGCATTGCGTCAGCCAATGGGGCCACGATTTTCGCCCCGACTATTCGCGGGTCGGTGACATTCGACGGTCTTTGGGCGACCCCGTCACGATCGCTTTGACTGCGACGGCCACCGCGGAATGTCGCGACGACATTCGCCGGCAACTGCGGCTGGATGAGAATTCAATCAAGTTGTTCCACGAGGGAATTGATCGACCGAATTTGAAGTTGGACGTGCAACCGGTTTTCGATGAAGAGGAAAAGCTAATCGTCATCGGGGACGCCTTGGACGATACCGAGTACCGCGGCGGAAGCGTCATCGTTTATTTCTCGCTGATCAAAACGTTGGAACGATTCAGCGACGATTTTCGCCAACGCGGAATCGACCACGTCGTCTATCACGGCGATGTTCCTCGCCATCGGCGTCGACGCGTTCAGGACGAATTCATGGCCGGTGATGCGGACATCGTGTTGGCGACACCCGCGTTTGGGATGGGTGTTGATAAGGAAGACGTTCGCGTTGTCATTCACGCCGAAACACCGGGGTCGATCGAGTCGTACTATCAAGAGATCGGGCGAGCGGGCCGCGACGGTAAGCCGAGTTTGTGTCGGTGGCTGTATGACCAGTCGGACTTGATGACGCAAATGCAATTCATTGAATGGTCCAACCCGGATGCTGATTTTTACGGTCGGGTATACACCACGATGGTCGAGCACCCTGAGCCATGCCGAGCCTTCGGGCTTCAGTGGCTTAACGATCGGTTGCAGCGGGTTAGCCGACATGATCATCGATTGGCGACGGCGATCGCGATGCTGGATCGTCACGGCGTCATCGCAGGCCCGCATGAACCAGAGTGCTTTGACATCCTTGGTCCTTTGCCGTCGTACTTTTCAGACGACGAAGCACTGGCGCATAAAAAACGCCGCGATCAGCAGCGTTTGTATGCGATGGTCCAATTGGCGGCCGAAGAAGGTGACCGCAAAGAGTTTCTCAACCGCTACTTTATGGGTGACGGTTTCACCGAAAATGAAAACCCTACGCCAACAGCGTAG